The Megalops cyprinoides isolate fMegCyp1 chromosome 11, fMegCyp1.pri, whole genome shotgun sequence genomic sequence ACGGTGAACTGAAGTGAGATTTATTGATAAATCGGGTCTCCGTGTCATGCAGCACAATCCTCAACACAGCCCAATACAAATCCTGCTCTGATTCTTAAACATACTTAGAGGGACTGCGGCAGTGGCACAAGTGGCCTCCTTCCCAGGGAGCAACTGATCGATAATAATGGAGAGTTCTTAGGCAGCGCAAGAGACTGATAGAGGGCAGAGGGGGGTCGAGGGAAagagtgaaaataataattgaGAGAAAAATGCCGGGAGACCGTATAAAACCTTAGACTTAAACTTGGGCTGGTTTCAGTCTCTGTCAAGGTCGCTATCAAATGCAATGAATAGTAGTTTGGTAAGAGAGAGCAGTTTTAATTATAAGTCTATGCCCTGCTTATTTGTCTgtctaaatgaaaacattggtCTTCTGACCGAAACaatatgtaaaagaaaaaaaaaaaagaaaatccttaCAGTCATTTTCACCCTGACCATCAATCTGGCCATCAAAGAAACAAACCCAAAACTAAAACAAAGTAGTAAGTATATCTTTAATCTGGGCCTTAGCATTGGCATCACAGAGAAACTGTGCCAAAGCAGACTCATTATGCAGCCGATGTGTCGTAACTGCACCAGTCTATCAAATTATAACTATACATCTTCCCGACAAACGCACTTCTCCCAACAGGGAGACTGTATTAATCAAGCAAGTACGATCAGATTTATGCATTAAAAATCACTTCTGTATTTTAAGCCATTCCAGGCATGCATAAGTGTCTCCTCGCCTCTGGTTCACCAAGTTGGGAATTGCCAGTTATAGAGTACtgcactgaatcacagtgtgGTCAGTTTATATATTCAGTTTTCAGTGGCTGAATCCATTCCTTTGGAGCTGTGTGGATTTGTATGTCTCAGACGTTCAGCAGTAGTAACTCCAGGAAGTTAACGCATTGTCTGATCTCTCTTATTTGTGTGCACGGAGCCGATTATAATCGCAATGATATCTGAGCACAGTCACTGAGccccacacacataaacaatgtATCAGTGAAACGCTCTGTGCTGGCTTCTCCAAACATACACATCACCTCCATATCAAAGCTGCATCTTCTTTATTACATTCTCAACAGCTGTTTGTACATACCGAGGTGGAAAGTTttgtacacttttttttccacagctttGTGAGCCACTGTTAAAGTTATCTTTGATGACTTTTAAGGCAGTGATTCATACATTGCCGAACATCTCGGTTTCCAGAGTTGTCTGAATTTTTGCCAGCTCCTGGAAACATTTGCATACATCTGATTTATATCTGCTTTGAACGCATTGAGTGGACTGAaagaaaagggaggaaaaaaaaccataaaaatgcagaaatccCTATCCTCTGATGCTCCACAACCACCTTTAGCGCACTTGCCTAAGAAATAAAGGGTGTGTGTCATGCTATtacaatgaataaacaaaaatattttgtacatCAGTCTGAATAGAGCAGAGACACTGGCCATCTTTCACCCCAGTCTGAAGACCCACCCGTTCAGACTGCCTCTTGCACCTGTTCCTAGTTGTTAGAGTGCATTGCTTTTTGTGTAGCACTTGCAGAGGTTTACTACTATTGAACAATGACACAAGTGGTTAAAATTTTGATTGTCATAGCTGTTTGTATTTTCAGCATGGCACTGGCTCATTGTAGCACTGTGTGACGTATGGATTCCTGTTCTTGCTGGGTGTGTTGTTTCCTGTATGTACCTTGgctctgtaagttgctctacTGGAGAACATGTATCATatgtttaatgtaaatacaaaggATTAAAAACTTCCCCTGTCAGTTTTAACTGCCTTTCAGATTTATGGCTCGAATGCATTGCCCTTTAATGAAGGTCTtgacacaatacaatacattgaACACAATGTCGGCTAAGGTGCTGTCCACACTGTAATGGCCAGTATGGTGGTTATTAGAATTGGCAGTGGGTGGGTAAGTATAGGTTGCAGCAGGCAAAACAGCCATGTAAAGTGGTGTTTGAATCAGAAAAGGAGTGTGGCAAAAcctgaaaagctgaaaagatCCAGCGGTAGGACAGAGCATTGTGTTTGAGCAGAAGGCTGAGGTCTCCTCCATTCTCCATTCACACAGCCCTGGCTGTAATTCTGTAGAAGGGTAGAAGGACCTCTCAGACTTTGGCCAGGATTCACTCAGCTTTGCTTGCCAGCCTCATTTCAGTTTCCTCTGTGTTATGTATAGTTTAGTACCTCGGGAAGACTGCTTACCTGCGGATATAAGACACCTTCGCTGCAAGGAATCCATCTTCTGTGACAAGCAGAGGTGGCTGCGTAAAGCATTGTCTCTTTCACGCCGGCGTAACAGGACTGCCTTTTGCACAGGGTACATCTTTCTTGTCCACAGTGCACATTTCTCTCAGACCTTTAGGCGGAACACGGAGACAGATTATTTAGGTGTGAGTAGCCATGTTAAACGAAAAGGGTTCTTTTAATAGGTAAAGATCCTTGTCTTGCTTATCCCAATAACAAATTTAGTGAAATGACTTGGAAATTAATGATTTGTTAACTGTCTTGTTTACATTTCCAGTACATGATTCTCTATGCAGTATATGAGCAACATCCGTATCAACTGTAAGTTCTTTTAGATATTGCAGCCGGTAAGAAAAATAACGTTTCTCTAAATTATCAGGAAGGCAGAGATGGCCGAGGGGAAAATGCATTGTGCCGTTTACCTGTCTGGAAAGCATCACATTTCTGGACTCATCAACCCTGTGCCTTTACACCTGTGACCTGGCAGATGCACGGGGCAGATACTGAAAGGACGAAGGTATGAAATTGCAGAGGCTTCGGTAATAACAGCCAGACAACAGTACATTATTCCCTGGGATGCTACAATTTCCACAAAGGGAAAAGGATCATTACTAAGCTGTGGCTGCCTTCACTCCAAGATCACACTGTCATTGAGAGCACTACAAAATACCAGCTTTCCACGGAGGGGGGCATTTTCTCTGTGCGCTATTAAAAGGGAGTGTGATATTACAGATTAGTCACGCTTAATGTAGCGAAAGATGTATCGGCAGACAGAGACCGGCACTGTGCATACACAAAGCCGAATCAAAGCACAGCATATTCCTTTGAATACATTGACTCGGTATGGTTCAGGAGGTATTCAGTCAAGTACAACCACCGCAATTTAATCGCCGAATAGAGTATCTTCTATCACAGAGCCTTTAACTTACAgacatttcttttaatatttCTGTGGAATTTAATCTTGACATATAAATCAACAGGAGgcatttaaaaccttttttttaaaaagcaagtacAGATGTATCCACTGGTTTGCTGTTAAAAAAGAAGCTCTTCAAGGTCACTGTTCATACACTGTTGTAATAACAAATGACCGACTGCAATTCCCCCGACAGTAAGTGACAGGGAAAATGGAGCAGACATGCACTTAAAGCAGGCACTTTTTTATTACTGTGCCAGGAGAAAAAAGCACTGATAGCatgtttctgtgaataaaatccaaaattgtACCTTGTGTtctttctgtgtgctttttctcaCTAGGTGTATGACGTCACTGATACTCAGACATCCAAGACAGGAACACCATAAAAATTCACTTTCAATGGTTTTCATGCCTTGGTTTCTGTGCAAATGATGCTGTTTATTGAACAATGTGTCCCACAGCAATGAAAGCAAAGTATATCTTGGAGTAAGTCAAGAGGGCATCcgttttttccacatttctgattttattgCTACAATAAACTGAATACATGAATATGTGTTCTGATTGACAGCAATGTTATAATTGACATTCCTGGATCCAGAAACTGTGCTCATTAAAACCATTAAGGCCACTCACTGCTTGGagaatgtgttgtgtgtatcTTATCTTTCCAAGTCCACAGTGGCAGATCAGCAAAGCACTTCCATAAAACCTAATCAAtgttaatcatttgtttttgagttTCGGGTGCATTTTTAATAACGTCCCAAGAGTATGAAAGATTGTGAAATCagttcaaataatgaaaaaatgataaaaagataattaaaatgattcagtAGGGTTTCAATAGTTCATTGATGCTCTATTTTAATATgtggtgacagagagacacTTTGCTGGctgaatgtgtaaatattatcttaggatttctgttttttttctattcttttttcgcttctttttttcctccgtatttattcataccccggactaaacaggaaaaaaacatgctataaaaggtgaaaatgtacttactggatatgtatgtaaattgaaaatgtttcatttttatcttaattGCATTGCAGGGGTAAATAAATTTAATGCAGAGAACACGAGAGCCACGTTATTCACACTGTGTGCCCACAAGGcaatctttaaaacaaaatagaacAAGACGAAACTACGCCAATATTCTGCTTATTGGCACTTTAGTGGAACCAAAGGCTTCATGTTACCCTGTGGTATAAAaggagagaacacacagagaggttTGTTAGTGGCATGCACTGTCATGAAGACTGAAAAGTGCTGGTAAATGGTAACTGATGTCAAGCTGGACGACAGCTATAAAGAAGTtcacaaaaatctgaaaataacacCTTCCGCTGTAGTGTAAGAAATTGGAAGAAAGTTGCGAGTGATGCAGTGGCAACCCTTCCAGAAAGAGGGGGCATTATCTGTCCTGCCACCCATGGGTTGTGAGACAGGCCAAGGGAAAAAGCTGGGGATCTCCTACACAAGCCAGCATGTTGACATTACAGTGTGTTATAAAACAACCATTCAAagctgcatgcatgtatgttaCATTCATGACTGGGTTGAACAGCAAGTCTCACAAAGAGGCAACTTGAACTTGACAACTGGAAGCTACCAAACTGAAAATTGGAAGCATATCTTATGACCTTGCtctcaaatgaaatgaaaatgagctttTTGGATATACTCATCAACTTGATCTGCATTTATGGGTCTTGGGGGGCCTTGTTAAGACTGAAGGAGTCAAGAACTCCAGACTGTAACCTGACATTTTGACCAAAAACCTGGTTCCCACtgccaagaaacaaaaaaacttagctgaaaatggacattccagcatgacaatgatcCAGACTATTCATTCCAAGCCACAAAGAAActgacagcaaaaaataaatgtttttaactgAGCATTTCAATCTCCAgaccaaaagatctgaaggaccTAGAGCAATTCTAGAGCCAGAAGGGTGGTATAAATAACACTCAGCAGTGGCCCGCTGCTGAGAAGCTCATAAGGCACTACAGCAAGGGTCAAAGTGATCCATGCCAgaagaggatttacaaaatactaattACAGGGATGTGAATCGATGTAACCCCCATTTGTTCTGGAGTAAAATCCATTATCTGTGAACCATCTGAACTACAGAAAAGATACCCAAtatgttcttttccttttctgacaTGTTTATGTTCCTATTAAGTCCAGATAGTTAGAATAAATGTGGAGGCACTGTATTAATAAGTACTGAGCACTCTCTCCTTAATTGTTTGTCTAGTCTAATCAATGTTTTAGGGAGGATTTGTTAAGCTATTAACTTGCAAGACGAGTGCTCTTTCTGTTTAATTATCTTAAAAATCCCAGTATGCCATGGGTAGATGAGAGTGTGTTCACATACAGTGTCAGCTTTTGAGCACATCCTAACAGAGAGTTTTCAGATCCTTTTGAGAATCTATTACTCATTTGAACTGCAGTGTAAACATTTAATTCTGCAACCTTTATCTCAACTCAAGTTAACTGGTGTTCATGTTGATGAAGAAAGGgatattattgtttttactcTTGTATTTGTTGCATATTATATGGCCATTTTTTCTAAGGTGTTTATTTTAGCTTGTTGCTTTGATAATGAACAAATTATGAAGTGTGATCTGAAATATATATTCGCCATTAATGGACAATATTGAGATTGTAGGGGAAAGTTTCTCAAAGAAAGTGCTAGAAAGTTCTGGcgtttctccttctctgtatCCATTAAACCCCTGCATCccacagtaatacagtaatacaatTCTGCAAAGACGGTCCAGTTATCAGTAGCTCCAGGTCTGAAAACATCTTTCCCTGAGAACTTTTTTTGAGGATTTTGTACAAAggtgtactgttttttttaatccagctCAGGAAACAAGTTTGATTCTctaatgcaaaaatgtattggATCACATCCTATTATTATAATCTCTGCCATAATTCCTTGTTGGTGTTTAATgcataatgtttgttttttttttccttctctctttcttagATTTAAATGGAGGGGAGAGTGTCAGAAATACAAATTGGAGAGCTATGATGATTCCAGATCAGACTcgcattcaaaaacaaatcaaatgaaaaatgcctcTCTTCCATAAGGAGAATCGCATCTCTGTCTTGTAAAGTTATCCCTTTCCTGACAATTAATGTCAAGTATAACGTGGAAGCAGCACAGCGCTGCCCAGCTGGAAATAGCACCACTGATGGGAACAGACACTTAAAATTCAGCGCACTATATGCTAGTAAATGCAGCATAATGCCTTCAAAGGTCTCTTGCTTATATGTGTTGACAGTTGTTTGCTGGGCAAGCGCTCTGTGGTACTTAAGTGTTTCCCGCCCGTCGACCTCGTACGTGGGGCAGATCTCAGTGCCTATACGGAAGACGGCGAAGCACAAGAACACCACATTCAGCAACATCCGGACCCGCCCGCTGAACCCTCACGCCTTCGACTTCATCATCAACGAGCCCAAGAAGTGTGACGCAGACGCCCCGTTCCTCGTCATCCTCATCAGCACAACGCACAAGGAGTTCGACGCCCGGCAGGCCATCCGGGAGACCTGGGGGGACGAGAGCACCTTCGGCGACGTGGGCATCGTCACCCTCTTCCTGCTGGGGAGGAACACCGACGCCGTCCTCAACCAGATGGTGGAGCAGGAGAGCCAGATCTTCCACGACATCGTGGTGGAGGACTTCATCGACTCCTACCACAACCTCACCCTCAAGACCCTGATGGGCATGCGCTGGGTGGCCACC encodes the following:
- the LOC118786078 gene encoding beta-1,3-galactosyltransferase 1-like; translation: MPSKVSCLYVLTVVCWASALWYLSVSRPSTSYVGQISVPIRKTAKHKNTTFSNIRTRPLNPHAFDFIINEPKKCDADAPFLVILISTTHKEFDARQAIRETWGDESTFGDVGIVTLFLLGRNTDAVLNQMVEQESQIFHDIVVEDFIDSYHNLTLKTLMGMRWVATFCPKAKYVMKTDSDIFVNMDNLIYKLLKPTTKPRRRYFTGYVINGGPIRDMRSKWYMPRDLYPDSKYPPFCSGTGYVFSADVAELIYKTSLHTRLLHLEDVYVGLCLRKLGIHPFQNSGFNHWKMAYSLCRYRRVITVHQISPEEMHRIWNDMSSKKHLRC